A stretch of Cicer arietinum cultivar CDC Frontier isolate Library 1 chromosome 5, Cicar.CDCFrontier_v2.0, whole genome shotgun sequence DNA encodes these proteins:
- the LOC101493846 gene encoding uncharacterized protein, with the protein MGRRLRQGDHMSLFRLLISTEVLTSLTCKTVDIGTFRGYKDNEEITFYILQYVDDIILLRDDIWENRWRIKIILRSFEMVSGFKVNFVKIKLYGCNADTYFMETTSNFVSCSIYNIPIRFLEILVGANPRKYSMRTLMIDNLSKILSRWNIRYLSIGGRMV; encoded by the coding sequence ATGGGCAGAAGACTAAGACAAGGAGATCACATGTCTCTGTTTCGCTTGTTGATATCAACTGAAGTTCTAACAAGTTTGACGTGCAAGACGGTGGATATTGGCACATTTAGAGGTTACAAAGATAATGAGGAGATTACTTTTTATATTCTCCaatatgttgatgacatcatTCTACTACGAGATGACATTTGGGAAAATCGTTggagaattaaaataattcttcGTAGTTTTGAGATGGTATCGGGGTTTAAGGTGAACTTTGTTAAGATCAAGCTATATGGGTGCAATGCAGATACTTATTTCATGGAAACAACGTCAAATTTTGTATCTTGTAGTATATATAATATCCCCATTCGATTCTTAGAGATTTTGGTGGGAGCTAATCCGAGAAAGTATTCGATGCGGACTCTTATGATTGACAATTTGAGTAAAATACTCTCAAGATGGAACATAAGGTATTTGTCGATAGGGGGTAGAATGGTCtga